The DNA sequence TCGGGATGTGAGCCGAGGAGGCCGCGTTTCGCCCGGTCCCGACGGGGAAGCCGGTAGTCGTCAAGAGGGAGGAGGGCGGAACCCTCAATCTTGTTCACGAGCCAGTGGGAGACGCTGGATTTGCCGGAGCCGCCCTGTCCACCGATTCCGATGAGGAGTGGAGTAGGCGGGGTCGGTTCGCGCTCCTGAAGATCAGATTGAAGCTGGGGCCACCAGCTCTCGAGGCTTTTGATTCCGTTGCGATTCATTAATCTAGATAGTCCTCATCGCTGGCTTTACGAACGGCCTCGACGGAGGGGAGGATTGACGCTCAATCAACTCGTCAATCCGTCTCCTTGCCGAGGAGGGCGCGAAGGTCAGAGGGGGCGTCGGAGACGGATCCTCAGACAAATCCGGTGCCGGATTCTGGACTTTCTTGTTCATGTTTTGCTGGTTGCTTGGATACATGCTGGTTGCGGGTTGAGCCAACCCGCGCTACCTTGGGCTAGAACTGGGTGGTGGGGACTTCGCGGACCGACGGGTCTACGTCGAAATATTCCTCAGGCTGAAATCCAAAGGCGCCGGCGACTAAGCTGGAGGGGAACTGTTCGCACTTATTGCGATATTCGCGGACGTTGCCGTTGAAGAAGCGACGGGCGGCTTGGATGCGATCTTCTGTGATAACGAGTTCGCGTTGCAGTTGGAGGAAATTCTGGTCGGCCTTGAGTTCTGGGTAATCTTCGGCACGGGCGAGGAGATGGGTGACCTGTCGGGACATCTCCTGCTCGGCGGGAGCTTGCTGGCCGGCCGAACCCTGACCACTCGTCTGGAGACAGCGTTCCCGGGCGAGGGTGACTCGCTCGAGGACTTCCTTTTCGTGGGCCGCGTAGCCCTTTACGGTTTCGACCAGATTGGGAATGAGTTCGTAGCGCCGTTTCAACTCCGTGTCGATATTGCTCCAGGCTTCCCGGATGTGATTGCGGAGGGAAACGAGGCCATTGTACTGGGCCAAGAGCCAGATGCCGGGAAGAAGGATGACCACCGCGACGATGATCCAGGGGAGTATGGACGGTGCATTCATGAAATGGGTCGTTCTTCCTCGAATAGGTATTCAGGCATGAGGCCGAAGATGGATCCGAGCCGTGCGACGTTGCGCTCCCAGTCCTCGACTTTGGTTTTGCGGGAAAAGGCGAGCACAAGCCATGCTCCTTCCACCTCAATGTTGAGGTCCTCTTCGTCGAGGAGATAGTCGATCATCCGGGCATTGCAGAAATCGTAGGCAAACTTCTTGTCGCGGCTCTTGACGTTGTAGCGCTTGGAGAACTCCACGGACTCAAAATCGATGTCGTCGAACCCGAGCATTTGGGCAAACTTCTGAAAGATTCCCTCCCGGTAAATGCGGAGCTCGGGGAAAGCACCGGGAAGCATGAGGAGGAAACTGGAACCGTGGTAATGGTGAGTCGTGCGGTTCCCCTTAGAGTCGGTCGAATGCGTTTCGTAGTGAAAGTCGAAGGTCTCGAGCGTTCGCCCGTCCATGTCTCCACGAAGTCGATTGTAGAGGTATCGATTACTGCCCTTGCGGATCGGATCAATGAATTCGAATTGCCGGATCTCAGTCTTGTTTTTTTCGGGGAAGAACTGCAGTCCATGCTTGCGGGCCAAAGCCGCTAGAGCTTCGCGTCGCTTTTTCTGCTGGAGCCAACCATAGTAGGCCAGTCCTCCAAAAACGATGACGACGGGGATGATTATGAAAACGGGGTTCATCGGATTAGAGTGTGAGAAAGGATCGAGGAGGGGACCAGTCTCAATTCGCGGAGGAAGACAGGCGAAGGCAAGAACAGGATGTTTGTAGTAGGGGCGCAGCTTCAGCTGCCCCCATCGCGGATTTTTGGGCAGTCTCTCCGTGAGGACCTTTCGTAGCCGCAGGACCGCGCAGCTAAAGCTGAGCGGCTACTTGTTGTAGGACCGGCAGCTAGAGCGGCCGGTCCCAGTGGGGATGTCGAATGTTGGGAATGCCGCCTAGGCGTCGGCGAAGAGTGCGGCTGGTGGGCCGCTTACGGGGAGGTCGCGGACGATTTTAGTAGGGGCGCAGCTTCAGCTGCCCCCATCGCGGATTTTTGGACAGTCTCTCCGTGAGGACCCTTCGTGGCCGCAGGCCCGCGCAGCTAAAGCTGAGCGGCTACTTGTTGTAGGACCGGCTGCTAGATCGGCCGGTCCCAGTGGGGACAGTGGAATGTTGAGGATACCGCCTGGACGTCGGCGAAGAGTGCGCCTGGTGGGCCGCTTGCGGGGAGTTCGCGCACGATTTTAGTAGGGGGCAGCTTCAGCTGCCCCCATTGCGGATTTTTGGACAGTCTCCCCGTGAGGACCCTTCGTGACCGCAGGACCGCGCAGCTAAAGCTGAGCGGCTACTTGTTGTAGGACCGGCTGCTAGATCGGCCGGTCCCAGTGGGGACAGGGGAATGTTGAGGATACCGCCTGGACGTCGGCGAAGAGTGCGGCTGGTGGGCCCCTTAGGGGAGGTTGCGGACGATTTTAGTAGGGGCGCAGCTTCAGCTGCCCCCATCGCGGATTTCTCGGACAGTCTCCCCGTGAGGACCCTTCGTGGCCGCAGGACCGCGCAGCTAAAGCTGAGCGGCTACTTGTTGTAGGAGACCGGCAGCTAAAGCTGCCGGTCCCAGTGGGGATGGCGAATGTTGGGAATGCCGCCTAGGCGTCGGCGAAGAGTGCGGCTGGTGGGCCGCTTACGGGGAGATCGCGCACGACGAAAAGGTTTCCGCCGAATTCTTCATCACGGTCTTTGGCTGTGCCGGTGCTGATGTAGAGGTCATTGCCCTTCGGTCCTCCGAAGGCGCACGAGGTGGTTTCGTGGGCGGGGACGTCGATGCGGCTGACCTCCTTGCCGGTTTCCGGATTGTAGCGGGCGACGTGTCCGCCGTGGCAGAAGGCGATCCAGAGGTTGTCTTCGCTGTCGATGGTCATTCCATCGGGCGAGGAATCCTTGTTCGAGGTCTCGACCACGACCCGAGGATTGGAAAGGGTCCCGGTTGCAGAATCGTAATCGAAGGCTTTGACTTCCTTGGAGGGGGTGTCGATGTAGAAGAGGGTCTTGCCGTCGGCTGACCAAGCGAGCCCGTTGGAGTTGGTCACTGGGCCGTAGGCTACGGAGTGCGACAAATCGCTGTCCAAGCAGTAGAGTTTGGCGGCTCCCGTTACTTTATCGGTGGCAATCGTTCCGCCATAGAGACGACCGTCAGGAGAGCACTTGCCGTCGTTGAAACGATTGTTGGGAAGATCGGGCTCGGGATCGTATATCGGGGTGCTCGTGCCCGTTTCGCGATCCAGGAAATAAAAACCGTTGTCTCCGCCCCAGAGGAGGCGTCCGGACTTGCAGGGAACGACGAAGCCTACTTGTTGGTCGAGTTCCCAGCTCTGTTGCTTGCCGGTCTCGGGATCGAATTCAAGGATGCTCTGGGCGTGAATGTCGACGTAGAGGAGGCGGCCGTTGTGCCAAGTCGGGCCCTCGCCCCATTTCGATTGGTAGTTGCCGATCGGTTCCGGTTTATTCATGGAGAAAGGCTTTCACAGAACCGGAAGCCAAGGCAAGGCGGTTTGTCGGTCTGTCAGTGGCCGGTGGTCGGTTTGTCGGTGGTCGGTCTGTCGGTGGTCAGTGGTCAGTGGTCAGTGGTCAGCGGTCGGTAGTCGGTGGTCGGTGGTCGGAGAGGCGGTTGCGCGACGGTCGGGACCTTCGACTAGGCGATGAGGGCCATCTTCTCCTTGGTAACGGGAGTGATGGGTTCTTTTCCTGCGAGGAAGCGCTCGCACTCCTTAACGACTTCGGCGCCCATGCGGAAGCATTCACGTCCTTTGGAACCGGCGATGTGGGGAGTGAGGATGGCGTTGGGCAAATCGCGAAGAGGTGAGCTATGACGATTGGCCTCATCCTGAATGACGTCGAGGATGGCGGTAATGTCGGGTCGTTCGCGGAGGACCTCGATCATCGCAGGTTCGTCGACGACCATCCCGCGGGAGGTGTTGATGAAGGTGGTGCCGTGGCTCATGCTACGGAGGTGGTCTCCGGTGATCATTCCCTCCGTCGACGGAAGCCAGGGGGTGTGGAGCGAAACCACATCGCAAGTTTCGAAAATCGCCTCCAGGGTTTCCGATTTCTCAGCTCCGCAGGCGTAAAAGAGGTCGTTAGTGGCGAAGGGGTCGTAAGCGACGACGTCGAGATCGAGATGTTTCAATTTCTGACAAACGAGTTGACCGATGGCACCGAGCGAAATGATACCGACGCGGCTACCGTGATACATGCCCTGAATGGTTTGGTGGGAGTCTCCATCTTCTCCCTTCTGGAGAGCCGTCATGTAGTGCCAAAAGCGCTTGAGCGAAAGAGTGATCGTGGCTTCGGTGAACTCTGCGACGGGAATCGCGTTCATCTGATAGGCACTGGTGAGGAGGATGTCGCGTTCCCAAAATGAATCGGTGATGAATCCGCGGGTGCTACCAGCCGCGTAGAAGAGGGCTTTCAGCGAGGGAAGAGCGTTCAGAAGCTCTTCGTCAAAGAGTGGGCAGCCCCAGCTTGAAAAGACAATATCGACATCCTGGTAGGCGGACGGATTGCTGAGAATCGACTCCCGAGTATGGAGATTCCCGTCATTGTCGGTCATCTCTTTGATCTGTTGAATGGAGCTCGTGTTGTAGACGAACTTGAGGGAATCCTCCGGAAGTAGGAAAATCGATTTCACTTTGGTTTAATAAAAATGGTATTTTTTGCTGTTGGCAGCAAGTCAATGACCTTAGAGCAGACATTATGGGTGGGTCAAGTTTGTGGAGATTCGATCCTTTCGAATCAGAAACCTTTGACTTTTCGCCTCGCAAAGAAAATTGCGGGGGGCGCCACGGCGGGATGCCGGCCTATTCTGCGTTGCGGAAAATGAGGGTCCGTTTCTCGCTCATATCTTCGATCGCGTAGCGTACTCCCTCGCGGCCAAGACCGCTGTCTTTCACTCCTCCGTAGGGAAGGTTGTCGACCCGCCAGGAGGGGATCTCATTGATGAGCACTCCACCAGCCTCGAGCGTGTCCCAAGCCCGGAAGGCGTGATCAATCTTGGCGGTGAAGACGCCGGCGTGGATCGCATAGTGGCTCTCGTTGACGGACTCCAGCACCTCATCGAATTCGAAAAATCGTTCAAGGACGACAATCGGCCCGAAGGCTTCCTCGCAATAGAGCTTCTGATCGCGGGGAACGTCGTAGAGAATGGTTGGCTCGACGAATTGACCGTCCCGCTTGCCTCCGTGGAGGATTTGGGCCCCGGAGGCCGTTGCTTCGTAGATCCATTCTTCGAGTCGCTGGGCCTGAGCTTCGTCGATGAGAGGGCCGATGAAGGTTTCTTGATCCCGAGGATCTCCGGACTTCAGGGCTTGGGTGGCGGCGACAAACTTTTGTACAAACTCTTCGGCGAGGGAATTGTGGAGATAAATCCTTTGCACGGAGATGCAGCTCTGGCCCGATTGGTAGAATGCACCAACGATGCAGCGTTTGACGGCATCCTCGACATCGGTGCCCTCATCGAGAACACAGGCGGCGTTTCCCCCCAGCTCGAGGACGACCTTTTTCTTGCCGGCGCGTTTCTTCAGTTCCCAGCCGACTCTGGGAGAACCGGTGAAGCTGAGGAGCTTGAGTCGCTTGTCGGTGGTGAACGCATCTGCCTCTGAGACCTCGCAGGGGAGGATCGAAAATGCGCCCTCCGGGAGGTCAGTTTCGGCAAGAATCTCTCCGATGATCAACGCTCCGAGAGGTGTGCGGCTGTCCGGCTTGAGGATGAAAGGACAACCGGCGGCGATAGCGGGTGCAACCTTGTGGGCCACTAGGTTGAGAGGGAAATTAAAAGGGGTGATAAAGGAACAGGGGCCGATCGGAACCCGCTTGACGATGCCGCGATATCCTCGGCAGCGTTCGCTGAGTTGGAGGTTCAGGACCTCTCCTTCGTCAGCCATGGTCTCGCGGGAGGCGATTTCAAACGTTTCGATGAGGCGTTCAACCTCACCCCGGCAGTCTTTGATCGGCTTTCCGGCTTCGCTGCAGAGAGCTTCTGCCAATTCCTCCTCCCGTTCACGGAAGCGCTTTATGCAGTGGTCGAGAGCAGCTTTCCGTTCAAACGGAGTTGTTTT is a window from the Puniceicoccus vermicola genome containing:
- a CDS encoding LemA family protein, whose translation is MNAPSILPWIIVAVVILLPGIWLLAQYNGLVSLRNHIREAWSNIDTELKRRYELIPNLVETVKGYAAHEKEVLERVTLARERCLQTSGQGSAGQQAPAEQEMSRQVTHLLARAEDYPELKADQNFLQLQRELVITEDRIQAARRFFNGNVREYRNKCEQFPSSLVAGAFGFQPEEYFDVDPSVREVPTTQF
- a CDS encoding SMP-30/gluconolactonase/LRE family protein translates to MNKPEPIGNYQSKWGEGPTWHNGRLLYVDIHAQSILEFDPETGKQQSWELDQQVGFVVPCKSGRLLWGGDNGFYFLDRETGTSTPIYDPEPDLPNNRFNDGKCSPDGRLYGGTIATDKVTGAAKLYCLDSDLSHSVAYGPVTNSNGLAWSADGKTLFYIDTPSKEVKAFDYDSATGTLSNPRVVVETSNKDSSPDGMTIDSEDNLWIAFCHGGHVARYNPETGKEVSRIDVPAHETTSCAFGGPKGNDLYISTGTAKDRDEEFGGNLFVVRDLPVSGPPAALFADA
- a CDS encoding NAD(P)-dependent oxidoreductase produces the protein MKSIFLLPEDSLKFVYNTSSIQQIKEMTDNDGNLHTRESILSNPSAYQDVDIVFSSWGCPLFDEELLNALPSLKALFYAAGSTRGFITDSFWERDILLTSAYQMNAIPVAEFTEATITLSLKRFWHYMTALQKGEDGDSHQTIQGMYHGSRVGIISLGAIGQLVCQKLKHLDLDVVAYDPFATNDLFYACGAEKSETLEAIFETCDVVSLHTPWLPSTEGMITGDHLRSMSHGTTFINTSRGMVVDEPAMIEVLRERPDITAILDVIQDEANRHSSPLRDLPNAILTPHIAGSKGRECFRMGAEVVKECERFLAGKEPITPVTKEKMALIA
- a CDS encoding aldehyde dehydrogenase family protein translates to MMKGTYPFYLGSQPEEPNTDLKVCDKFSGELIASVALADRKDIDRAIESAVSARKPMAKTTPFERKAALDHCIKRFREREEELAEALCSEAGKPIKDCRGEVERLIETFEIASRETMADEGEVLNLQLSERCRGYRGIVKRVPIGPCSFITPFNFPLNLVAHKVAPAIAAGCPFILKPDSRTPLGALIIGEILAETDLPEGAFSILPCEVSEADAFTTDKRLKLLSFTGSPRVGWELKKRAGKKKVVLELGGNAACVLDEGTDVEDAVKRCIVGAFYQSGQSCISVQRIYLHNSLAEEFVQKFVAATQALKSGDPRDQETFIGPLIDEAQAQRLEEWIYEATASGAQILHGGKRDGQFVEPTILYDVPRDQKLYCEEAFGPIVVLERFFEFDEVLESVNESHYAIHAGVFTAKIDHAFRAWDTLEAGGVLINEIPSWRVDNLPYGGVKDSGLGREGVRYAIEDMSEKRTLIFRNAE